Within Helicoverpa zea isolate HzStark_Cry1AcR chromosome 17, ilHelZeax1.1, whole genome shotgun sequence, the genomic segment TCACTAtgtgtacctatgtacctacttataaatctGTCATCCATTATATTCAATGTAGCAAACTTGACTTTTTATTCCAGTTGTTGGAAATACCCCTCAGCTTAGAAGATTTCAAGCTGGTATTACTAATACCGAACGAGACTGATGTCCTTAGCACTCTGTTCTCGAGGCTGACGAGCCACGGCATGGCGGCCGCGGTGAGCACCTTGCATCCAATGTTCACCGCCAAGTCTGTGATCACGGCACCCCGTGTTGACGTCATCTCGAGAGTACACATTAATGAGGTATGTACTCTCCGCAACTGGTTAAAAAGTTGTCTTCCCTTTCTGAGTCTCTATAGAGTGCCTGGGTAAGTTTAATTGAAATAGTTTGGATAGAGGGACATAGTTACTTTTGCTTTTGTAATGTTATAGTTATctgcacggatattgagccatgaccttcacctgcgcagaagcgatttattggtttattgccttatgtgtacagtgcgcaaagcgatccccactcttccgccgagagctcaatatccgtgccggtaactatactaaGGAAGTTGGGATTAGAGGGGTGGAGTTAAGCTAGTAAGAATGATCTAACTTTATCGACAAGTATTTCTTTCTACAGAAAATCAGTGAGATGCCTGATGCATTAACTATCCAGTACGGCGCTATAAATGTGTCAGACATCGGGACACGTATCCAAGTGTGGACATGTAAGTTTTCATTACCATGTTTCCTTAAAATCAACTTAGTGGTCAAAAATCCATCTTTCATCAtcaactgcctagccttttccaaacgaTGTTGGGGTCTCTTGGCAAGTACAGGTGAGAACCAGTCTTTTACATATAGTCATTCCCTATCTGATTCCTTCTCTACCCAGTAACctgggcaacccagtaccccatgggaagactggttgtcagactctcTGACATCTGACTCTTTAtgacaactgccaaagatgctggaacccaaaataatttcatttttctttttagtcTGTCTATGTCTTACCACATTGACCTATCAATTTTCCAGGTTTATACTACCCAGCAAACACAGTGACTCGAGACGATGAAGTGAAAACAACCCGGCCACCATATTATTTCGCATTAGTTTACAACGATACGCCTATATTTTACGGAGATATTAATAGTCTTGTCATCTGAACCGAATCTGGCTGAGAGAAAGTCGCaaactattataaaataaataaataataacagtgCAGATCAGCTGTTGTAAGTTGCGGGCGCCATCTTGTTTTTGGAATGTCAAtgagatttttaaataaaacttctgttacggattttatcgcggtaaggtatattaatattatttcatcccgacgtttcggatcctttacagcatccacgATCACGGGCAGACTACGGTGGTGGTCGTCATGATATTATAGTTACACAGTTATcctacataatttaatataaccgccataaaatccgtaaaagtagttttatttcaatggctaatattcgcgtaagtgtcagaaatcaatatgtcaATGAGATTTGTTCTCGTAGACTTGCgccaatgtgtttttttttatttacaatattatatggCGAGCGAGGCttttgagatgtggtgctggaggaggATGGAGAGAATTAGCTGGACGGAAAGAGTTACTAACGAGGAAGTACTTAACAGAGTACGAACTAAGAGGCAACTATTGCAAAATATAGAGAATAGGAGAGGAAAAATGATGggacaccttatacgtcacgacgattttatcaaaaacatcgtggaagggaaggtcgaaggaaagagaggaaggggtcgtccaagatatagctacatcaagcaaattaaagaaaaggtgaaggttgtgacgtataaggaagttcaggagttggcgctagataagtgtaaatggaaggagctgcaccgacaagagctgggctcttaaattaatgatgaattAACTGTAATTTGCAGATAATTTTGCGATAAATCTATTCAAAAGTATTCGCGCGGGTTGCTATAAGAATGAATGTTGTATCGAATTGTTAAAGTAACATTAAAATGTTCTTCTCAAGGTGTACATATTTCTTGTCTTTTATTTGAATGAAGGTAATacgaattttaaataattatcatgTTATATCATGTTCAATTGCAC encodes:
- the LOC124638444 gene encoding uncharacterized protein LOC124638444 isoform X2, with the translated sequence MLKEASPLEKYIQIAKSFEKTEGCILKNRIFVSPTNSKDISKLSKLAKIEETEFSKDGNSFTAYLNQFGHLRWHEFGSKTELIIANICSFESTWQLNKKSDIEMKLYNSSNYTDDVRYEGRLLEIPLSLEDFKLVLLIPNETDVLSTLFSRLTSHGMAAAVSTLHPMFTAKSVITAPRVDVISRVHINEKISEMPDALTIQYGAINVSDIGTRIQVWTCLYYPANTVTRDDEVKTTRPPYYFALVYNDTPIFYGDINSLVI
- the LOC124638444 gene encoding uncharacterized protein LOC124638444 isoform X3, producing the protein MIYVLVTGPTYLRMLYKVLSTKMMLKAPCQWVASPLGYNVLLSMLKEASPLEKYIQLNQFGHLRWHEFGSKTELIIANICSFESTWQLNKKSDIEMKLYNSSNYTDDVRYEGRLLEIPLSLEDFKLVLLIPNETDVLSTLFSRLTSHGMAAAVSTLHPMFTAKSVITAPRVDVISRVHINEKISEMPDALTIQYGAINVSDIGTRIQVWTCLYYPANTVTRDDEVKTTRPPYYFALVYNDTPIFYGDINSLVI